Proteins encoded in a region of the Chitinispirillum alkaliphilum genome:
- a CDS encoding acyltransferase, which produces MRDIKVGSVQFCHTPGNKAENLKLIEKFLKQAAAQNVEMVIFPEMCITGYWHVRKLTKPQIENIAEPVPQGPSTEKLLSLSKEYGLTVGAGLIERGDNGKLYNSYIVAMSNGDYACHRKLHCFISEHMHSGENYTVFDTPHGCRAGIPTCYDNNIIENVRINALKGVEVLIAPHQTGGCDSRSPQAMGVIDPKLWHEREKNPDAIEEEFKGHKGRGWLMRWLPSRAHDNGMFLVFSNGVGLDDDEVRTGNAMILDPYGRVLAETWKAQDCMVVADLKSELLQMCTGRRWIRGRKPYLYGMLSEEQGNEYDPRSARFSSNRV; this is translated from the coding sequence ATGAGAGATATAAAAGTTGGATCTGTACAGTTCTGTCATACCCCTGGCAATAAAGCGGAAAATCTCAAACTGATAGAAAAATTTCTGAAACAGGCAGCTGCCCAAAATGTCGAAATGGTAATATTTCCGGAGATGTGTATAACCGGATACTGGCACGTCAGGAAATTAACCAAACCTCAAATAGAGAATATTGCGGAGCCTGTACCGCAAGGCCCTTCCACAGAGAAACTACTCTCGTTATCTAAAGAGTATGGTTTAACTGTTGGGGCAGGTTTAATTGAAAGGGGTGATAATGGTAAACTGTATAACTCATATATTGTAGCTATGTCAAACGGCGATTATGCCTGTCACAGAAAACTGCACTGTTTTATAAGTGAGCATATGCACAGTGGTGAGAACTATACGGTTTTCGATACGCCTCACGGATGCCGCGCCGGAATTCCTACCTGTTATGATAACAACATAATAGAGAATGTTCGTATCAATGCATTAAAGGGTGTTGAAGTATTAATTGCACCCCACCAGACAGGTGGCTGCGATTCGCGAAGCCCCCAGGCTATGGGGGTGATTGATCCAAAACTCTGGCATGAAAGGGAGAAAAACCCTGATGCAATTGAAGAAGAGTTTAAGGGTCACAAGGGGCGGGGATGGCTTATGAGATGGTTGCCTTCAAGAGCTCATGATAACGGAATGTTTTTAGTTTTCAGCAATGGGGTAGGTTTGGATGATGATGAAGTGAGAACCGGAAATGCAATGATTCTGGATCCCTATGGACGGGTTCTGGCCGAGACCTGGAAGGCTCAGGATTGTATGGTCGTGGCTGATCTGAAATCTGAGCTGCTGCAAATGTGTACCGGACGGCGATGGATAAGGGGAAGAAAGCCGTATCTGTATGGAATGCTTTCCGAAGAGCAGGGAAATGAGTATGACCCCAGATCCGCCCGGTTCTCAAGTAACCGGGTTTAG